From Anopheles funestus chromosome 3RL, idAnoFuneDA-416_04, whole genome shotgun sequence, a single genomic window includes:
- the LOC125768421 gene encoding 39S ribosomal protein L21, mitochondrial: MFLKQLAGLLKPTTVTTLLEPLKTAPLAARWNNAAAFGNLRWNSTNATAAVAVTDKNTVDTVNKQVENGSEGRLFAVVQLCGKQFKITSGDIIVVEGYWPPENGDRLRLDKVLLAGSKDFSLIGRPLLTPGLVDVQATIIEKTLSHTRTHFRKKRRKQYIRINFYRTQQTMIRINSIDITRKLSEASLNDTSEERFF; encoded by the exons ATGTTTCTCAAACaattagccggcttattaaagcCTACCACAGTAACAACACTGCTTG aaCCACTCAAAACCGCTCCACTTGCCGCCCGATGGAACAACGCGGCTGCATTTGGGAATCTTCGATGGAATAGCACTaatgctactgctgctgttgccgttACTGACAAGAACACCGTTGATACCGTAAACAAAcaggtggaaaatggatcCGAAGGACGATTGTTCGCAGTGGTTCAGCTGTGTGGCAAACAGTTTAAAATAACTTCCGGCGACATAATCGTTGTTGAAGGTTACTGGCCACCGGAAAATGGTGATCGTTTACGGCTGGATAAGGTGCTGCTCGCAGGAAGTAAGGACTTTTCTCTCATCGGTCGACCACTGCTAACACCCGGGCTGGTTGACGTGCAGGCTACCATTATCGAGAAAACACTTTCTCACACTCGCACACATTTTCGCAAGAAGCGCCGAAAGCAGTACATCCGTATCAATTTCTACCGCACGCAACAAACAATGATTCGAATCAATTCGATCGACATAACGAGAAAGCTAAGTGAAGCGAGCCTGAATGATACTAGTGAGGAAAGATTTTTCTAG
- the LOC125768389 gene encoding POC1 centriolar protein homolog, whose product MLDPVLQRHLKGHRGKLTGLSFNPEGTRFVTSSVDHSAIVWTNNEQVRCMRFEAHTEVVNDVCWSPDGRIIATVSKDRSVKIWVPSMLGNCDEFRGHTSNVRSVDFDPTGKKLLTASDDKTIKLWKVSRKQFLSSFTGHTNWIRCARFSPNGKMIASCGDDRTLKLFDPATGQCIHTFYDQKGAGCKVAWHPDSTLVAIALDNCRVKIFDVNIRKLIQYYRIYDGSVNSLDFHPSGNYLITGSDDGVTKIIDLLEGRQIFTLTGHRGPVTTVKFSNDGQLFATGSEDCHVMLWKANLEQDSAQNSLYSADSTCEITNPTGGERKFTFNRDVTEAHADDDDSAYNCNKENLPDTSIFVDATKTENFKISDAVEEIVIKLNKSFPENKRTEAHGLSVSFTGKRQQERSAVAPNQTCGPSGSNRTDFEEHVLLRLNSISRRMDSFHRRISLLEDILLDRS is encoded by the exons ATGTTGGATCCGGTTCTGCAGCGGCACTTGAAAGGCCATCGGGGAAAACTGACCGGCCTGTCGTTCAACCCGGAAGGGACGCGTTTTGTGACGAGCTCCGTCGACCACTCGGCAATCGTGTGGACCAACAACGAACAGGTACGCTGTATGCGATTCGAGGCTCACACGGAGGTTGTGAACGATGTTTGCTGGTCACCGGACGGTAGAATCATAGCAACCGTATCCAAAGATCGTTCCGTCAAGATTTGGGTCCCTTCCATGCTGGGTAACTGCGATGAGTTCCGGGGCCACACCTCGAACGTACGCTCGGTAGATTTCGATCCGACCGGCAAAAAGTTGCTCACCGCCTCGGACGATAAGACGATCAAGCTGTGGAAAGTGTCCCGCAAGCAGTTTCTGTCCTCCTTTACCGGACACACGAATTGGATACGATGTGCTCGGTTTTCACCGAATGGTAAAATGATCGCCTCCTGCGGTGACGATCGTACGTTGAAACTGTTTGATCCTGCCACCGGGCAGTGTATTCACACATTTTACGACCAGAAGGGAGCCGGATGTAAGGTGGCCTGGCATCCAGATAGTACGCTGGTGGCTATTGCCTTAGACAACTGCAGGGTGAAGATATTCGATGTGAATATCAGGAAGTTAATTCAGTACTACCGCATCTACGATGGTTCCGTCAATTCACTCGATTTTCATCCGTCTGGAAATTATCTCATAACGGGAAGCGACGATGGTGTGACGAAAATCATCGATCTACTGGAAGGCCGTCAAATATTTACACTCACCGGCCACCGTGGTCCTGTCACGACGGTGAAGTTTTCGAACGATGGACAGCTATTTGCGACGGGAAGCGAAGATTGTCAT GTTATGCTTTGGAAGGCAAATTTGGAACAAGATTCGGCACAGAATTCACTCTACTCAGCGGACAGTACCTGCGAAATAACAAATCCAACTGGTGGCGAGCGAAAATTTACCTTCAATCGAGACGTAACCGAGGCACATGCCGACGATGATGATTCTGCCTACAATTGTAACAAGGAAAATCTTCCTGATACGAGCATTTTTGTTGATGCAACCAAAACGGAAAACTTCAAAATATCGGATGCCGTAGAG GAAATCGTAATCAAACTGAATAAATCTTTCCCCGAAAACAAACGTACAGAAGCGCACGGACTGAGTGTCAGTTTTACAGGAAAACGCCAACAGGAACGATCTGCTGTAGCTCCAAATCAAACGTGTGGCCCATCTGGCAGCAATCGAACTGACTTCGAGGAACACGTTCTTCTCCGCCTCAACAGCATTAGCCGAAGGATGGACAGCTTTCATAGAAGAATCTCCTTGCTTGAAGATATCTTGCTCGATCGATCGTAA
- the LOC125768432 gene encoding copper transport protein ATOX1 has product MAVHEFKVEMTCTGCSGAVERVLGKLKEKVEKVEIDLDNKKVFVTSSMSADELLETIKKTGKETSYVGLKN; this is encoded by the exons ATG GCTGTTCACGAATTCAAAGTAGAAATGACGTGTACCGGGTGTTCCGGGGCGGTTGAACGTGTGCTCGGCAAACTCAAAG aaaaagTCGAAAAGGTCGAAATCGATTTGgataataaaaaagtgttCGTCACTTCATCGATGTCCGCAGACGAACTGTTGGAAACGATTAAGAAAACGGGAAAGGAAACCAGCTACGTTGGTCTTAAGAACTGA